A DNA window from Tachysurus fulvidraco isolate hzauxx_2018 chromosome 4, HZAU_PFXX_2.0, whole genome shotgun sequence contains the following coding sequences:
- the LOC113655325 gene encoding zinc transporter 10-like — protein sequence MGRYTGKSCRLVFMLTMTSMFFLAEIVAGYVGNSIALVSDSFNMLSDIISLSVGLIAARVRRRTSSPRCTYGLVRVEVLGALANAVFLAAVRFCVSAQALERLAQPEAIDKPALVLVVGSIGLCINVVGLLVFQDWRCLRKKKAHTTRRDSEPKSDADTEAGFQQTELEEVDEFEDEGHHLNIRGVLLHMLNDALGSVVVVVTSALFYAWPKAQDAPCNWQCYVDPSLTLVIVAVIMPSAVPLARETATILLQIIPRNMPFKRILQEVCSLPGVLSIHDAHMWELTKGRYVASLHVRVFPELHSSLSAIKMLHQEIRNVLHNFGIHSVTVQLEFGDGSMEKSYCSTPCSSPSCLKVSCCPPDVAGLPLCKANQLPHHREFNTDMYEISNVLKIQAPRPSIHSYTATKL from the exons ATGGGTCGCTATACCGGGAAAAGTTGTCGTCTGGTTTTCATGCTGACGATGACCAGCATGTTTTTCTTGGCTGAGATCGTGGCCGGTTATGTCGGGAACTCCATAGCGCTGGTGTCAGACTCGTTTAACATGCTTTCCGACATCATCTCGCTCTCGGTGGGTTTGATTGCTGCGCGCGTTCGTCGCCGCACCTCCTCTCCGCGCTGCACGTACGGACTGGTGCGCGTCGAGGTGCTGGGCGCGCTGGCGAACGCCGTGTTCCTGGCCGCCGTGCGCTTCTGCGTGTCGGCCCAAGCACTTGAGCGGCTCGCACAGCCCGAGGCCATCGACAAACCCGCTCTAGTGCTTGTCGTCGGCAGCATCGGCCTCTGCATCAACGTGGTGGGACTGCTTGTGTTTCAGGACTGGAGATGCCTGCGCAAGAAAAAAGCGCACACGACGCGCCGCGACAGCGAACCGAAGAGCGACGCGGACACAGAAGCAG GATTCCAGCAGACAGAATTGGAAGAAGTGGATGAATTTGAGGATGAAGGCCACCACCTTAACATTAGAG GAGTGCTACTCCACATGCTGAACGATGCTCTAGGATCAGTGGTGGTAGTGGTTACCTCAGCTCTGTTCTATGCCTGGCCCAAGGCACAGGATGCCCCATGTAACTGGCAGTGCTATGTGGATCCAAGCCTGACGCTGGTCATAGTGGCTGTCATTATGCCCTCTGCCGTTCCCCTAGCTCGGGAAACAGCAACCATCCTGCTGCAGATCATCCCTCGTAACATGCCCTTCAAAAGAATCT TGCAAGAAGTGTGCAGCCTTCCGGGGGTCCTGAGCATCCACGATGCTCACATGTGGGAGTTGACGAAGGGACGATACGTGGCCTCGCTGCACGTACGAGTCTTCCCCGAGCTCCATAGTTCTCTCAGTGCAATCAAAATGCTCCATCAGGAGATCAGGAACGTCCTCCATAACTTCGGCATCCACAGCGTGACGGTTCAGTTGGAATTCGGCGACGGAAGCATGgagaagagctactgtagcactcCGTGTTCCTCCCCCTCCTGCCTAAAAGTGTCCTGTTGCCCTCCTGATGTTGCTGGACTTCCACTGTGTAAAGCAAACCAACTCCCTCACCACAGAGAATTCAACACAGACATGTATGAAATAAGCAATGTACTCAAAATACAAGCACCGAGACCATCGATACATTCTTACACAGCCACAAAGCTTTAA